From Arthrobacter sp. FW306-2-2C-D06B, a single genomic window includes:
- a CDS encoding GNAT family N-acetyltransferase, with amino-acid sequence MPELIEPTERLRAAWLEAHAEWGPGVHEDGFGLLPTDEVDSAAGFAAWLGRLGDHSGRCTYRWIIEGDRVLGGIALRHEFDEFVQRAGHIGYGVRPSARRRGLASWALGQMVDEARLLGLDRVLLVCEAGNLASAATIERQGGIREAYGDTTHGAAWRYWIKIAAREPLTDEFVALGRPPRSFI; translated from the coding sequence ATGCCCGAGTTGATCGAACCTACCGAACGTCTCCGCGCCGCTTGGCTCGAGGCGCATGCGGAGTGGGGGCCCGGCGTCCACGAGGACGGGTTCGGGCTGTTGCCGACCGACGAGGTGGACTCGGCAGCCGGATTCGCGGCCTGGTTGGGGCGACTGGGAGATCATTCGGGGCGGTGTACATACCGATGGATTATCGAGGGCGACCGGGTGCTCGGCGGGATCGCGCTTCGGCACGAGTTCGATGAATTTGTACAGCGGGCAGGGCACATTGGCTATGGAGTTAGGCCGTCCGCGCGCCGGCGGGGGCTCGCTTCCTGGGCGCTGGGCCAGATGGTCGACGAGGCACGGCTACTCGGCCTGGACCGGGTGCTCCTTGTCTGCGAAGCCGGCAACCTCGCGTCAGCGGCGACGATCGAGCGCCAAGGCGGCATCCGCGAGGCCTATGGAGACACCACACACGGCGCAGCCTGGCGTTACTGGATCAAGATTGCTGCGAGGGAGCCCCTCACGGACGAATTCGTTGCGTTAGGCCGTCCGCCACGATCCTTTATTTGA
- a CDS encoding 2'-5' RNA ligase family protein: MKRFFGHPVTLWPSMRNRLHVYALPAPDLRSALEERQQVLEAFDYCSIQPADYLHATVQQFAVTSDEVSPEEMAAFVARLKSLAAETKPFSVELGEPEADDYSLGVKGTNTPPWAKLTAAVRDAAADTINKSQPLPNAPFRPHLTLGYGVAVGSTELIQQASDQLRAPALPPLTINAVHFIAVHQEADRGTFTWDTTSRFPFSDQFPAR, encoded by the coding sequence GTGAAGCGCTTCTTTGGACACCCCGTGACCTTGTGGCCGTCTATGCGGAACCGCCTGCACGTCTACGCACTGCCCGCCCCCGACCTCCGATCGGCGCTGGAAGAACGTCAGCAAGTCCTGGAGGCGTTCGACTACTGCTCCATCCAACCAGCCGACTACCTGCATGCAACGGTGCAGCAGTTCGCGGTTACCTCCGACGAGGTCAGCCCCGAAGAAATGGCCGCCTTCGTGGCCAGGCTCAAGAGCCTCGCCGCCGAAACCAAGCCGTTCAGCGTCGAGCTGGGCGAACCGGAAGCGGATGACTACTCGCTCGGAGTGAAAGGGACCAATACGCCGCCATGGGCGAAACTGACCGCGGCGGTCCGCGACGCGGCTGCCGACACGATCAACAAGAGCCAGCCGCTGCCCAACGCTCCCTTCCGCCCGCATCTCACCCTGGGCTACGGCGTGGCTGTAGGCAGTACCGAACTCATTCAACAAGCGTCCGATCAGCTGAGGGCCCCGGCCCTGCCTCCTCTGACCATCAACGCGGTGCACTTCATAGCTGTCCACCAGGAGGCCGACCGAGGCACCTTCACTTGGGACACCACCTCTCGCTTCCCTTTCAGCGACCAATTCCCTGCCAGGTAA
- a CDS encoding peptidoglycan D,D-transpeptidase FtsI family protein, which translates to MSASAQQRRIVAQDIPYTRGEILDERGQVLARTVLTYDIVTDPSQSSAFDTFDIPLPDRSVRHVTRDQGIAELAQILGLDVSVAKKALSGSGKFAYVARSVTPEVEQRVSDLRFPGVTSSAVQKREYPLGAVAGNIVGYVNEEMKGAAGVEQTLNDQLTGTPGKRQFEIGADGILIPVAPIEQSKPVNGKNVQLTINSDLQYLAQKAISDSAAQLHAEWANIVIVEAKTGKIRAMADTSPMDPNNPGASKPEDRGVRSVTAAVEPGSTEKSVTAAAALQEGKVQPLTQLEIPPNFTIDGETFNDSFLHGTLHMTFAGVLGYSMNTGTVMVGKDLTAQQRYDYLRKFGIGEKTGIPLPGESTGILASPDKWDVRQQYTVLFGQGVAQTPLQTAMVYQTIANGGVRLKPQLIESTTSADGKATPTQQDAGVRVLTPETDKSLKDILESVVTAGEVQDVKVPGYRVGAKTGTAETATPDGKGLNGYTASLVGIAPMEDPQYVVLVNVQHPQGWIYGISQAQVFNSVMSSTLSTYNVSPSTTPSVALPQKY; encoded by the coding sequence GTGAGTGCCTCCGCGCAGCAGCGACGAATAGTAGCACAGGATATCCCCTATACGCGGGGAGAAATCCTCGACGAACGAGGACAGGTTCTCGCTCGAACGGTACTGACCTACGACATCGTGACGGACCCCAGCCAGAGCTCAGCCTTCGATACCTTCGATATTCCATTGCCTGACAGGTCAGTCCGTCATGTCACTCGCGATCAGGGAATCGCGGAGCTGGCCCAGATACTTGGCCTCGATGTTTCGGTCGCGAAGAAGGCCCTTAGCGGGAGCGGAAAGTTCGCTTATGTCGCCCGATCGGTCACACCCGAGGTGGAACAGCGGGTGTCAGATCTAAGGTTCCCCGGGGTGACCTCCAGCGCCGTGCAGAAGCGCGAATACCCACTCGGAGCGGTTGCGGGCAACATCGTTGGCTATGTCAACGAAGAGATGAAAGGCGCTGCCGGAGTTGAACAGACACTGAACGATCAGCTCACCGGAACCCCCGGCAAGCGTCAGTTCGAAATCGGCGCAGACGGGATTCTCATCCCCGTAGCCCCCATCGAACAGTCGAAGCCGGTCAACGGCAAGAACGTCCAGCTGACCATCAACAGCGATCTGCAGTACCTTGCACAGAAAGCGATCTCGGACTCCGCGGCCCAACTCCACGCTGAATGGGCCAATATCGTCATCGTGGAGGCCAAGACCGGCAAGATCCGTGCCATGGCCGACACCTCGCCGATGGACCCGAACAATCCCGGGGCCAGCAAGCCAGAGGACAGGGGCGTGAGGTCCGTGACGGCGGCCGTCGAACCTGGCTCGACGGAGAAGTCGGTTACTGCGGCCGCGGCGCTCCAGGAGGGCAAGGTGCAGCCTTTGACGCAATTGGAGATTCCCCCGAACTTCACCATCGACGGCGAGACCTTCAACGACTCCTTTCTACACGGGACGCTGCATATGACCTTCGCCGGTGTTCTCGGCTACTCGATGAACACGGGCACCGTCATGGTGGGCAAGGACCTGACGGCCCAGCAGCGCTACGACTACCTGAGGAAGTTCGGAATCGGGGAGAAAACAGGAATACCACTCCCCGGCGAATCAACAGGCATCCTTGCGTCCCCGGATAAATGGGACGTCCGGCAGCAGTACACGGTACTTTTCGGCCAAGGGGTTGCCCAGACACCTTTGCAGACCGCGATGGTCTATCAAACAATCGCCAACGGTGGCGTCAGGCTCAAGCCGCAACTCATCGAATCGACTACCAGCGCCGACGGCAAAGCGACACCCACCCAACAGGACGCCGGAGTGCGGGTCCTGACCCCGGAAACGGACAAGTCGCTCAAGGACATTCTCGAGAGCGTCGTCACCGCCGGTGAAGTCCAGGACGTGAAAGTCCCCGGCTACCGCGTAGGAGCCAAAACCGGCACCGCTGAGACAGCAACACCGGACGGGAAAGGGCTTAACGGTTACACAGCTTCGTTGGTGGGCATCGCCCCGATGGAAGACCCGCAATACGTTGTGCTCGTAAACGTCCAGCACCCGCAGGGCTGGATCTATGGGATTTCGCAGGCCCAGGTATTCAACTCGGTCATGTCTTCAACCCTGTCGACCTACAACGTCAGCCCTTCCACCACACCGTCCGTCGCGCTGCCACAGAAGTACTGA
- a CDS encoding RidA family protein, translating to MPTHHFSPALYQSTAPFSHFAEHAGTGFTAGIIGQRRDDGLLVSDDVAEQCEAMMTNLETLLEELGLGLSDLLRTTVYLTDYKDFDVINAVHAKHLTEPFPARTTIQVAALPLDAKVQIDTVVATQKANEHSR from the coding sequence ATGCCAACCCATCATTTCAGTCCCGCACTATATCAATCCACCGCACCCTTTTCGCATTTTGCCGAACACGCTGGCACCGGCTTCACGGCCGGTATTATCGGCCAACGCAGAGACGATGGCTTGCTGGTTTCAGACGATGTCGCAGAACAGTGTGAGGCCATGATGACAAACCTGGAGACACTGCTTGAAGAGTTGGGACTGGGACTTTCGGATCTCTTGCGGACCACCGTCTATTTGACGGATTACAAGGATTTTGACGTCATCAACGCCGTCCACGCCAAACACTTGACTGAACCTTTCCCCGCCCGCACAACAATCCAGGTAGCAGCTTTGCCGCTTGACGCCAAGGTGCAAATCGACACAGTGGTAGCTACTCAAAAGGCGAATGAGCACAGTAGGTGA
- a CDS encoding RNA polymerase sigma factor: MGETDKDLWRKFAAGDADAFGVLFDRHADAVFRYCLSRCGSWHDAEELVSITFLEAWRQRNRLRPERDTVLPWLLGVATNANRNRARAARRHADFLARLPHSDPRHGEHEADHAESVALRLDAERAVRELLDTTAGLNDGERDVVILCLMNGIGQEEAAKTLGVRTGTVKSRLHRARAKLAKMNGAPEPVEQLDTKIVEARLS; this comes from the coding sequence ATGGGGGAAACCGACAAAGACCTGTGGCGTAAGTTTGCCGCAGGCGACGCTGACGCATTCGGGGTCCTGTTCGACAGGCACGCCGATGCTGTCTTCCGGTATTGCCTGTCCCGGTGCGGTTCCTGGCACGATGCGGAGGAACTCGTCTCGATCACCTTTTTGGAGGCGTGGCGACAACGGAACAGGCTCAGACCGGAGAGGGACACGGTCCTGCCATGGCTGCTCGGTGTCGCAACGAACGCGAACCGCAACCGCGCCAGGGCAGCCCGCCGGCACGCCGATTTCCTTGCCAGGCTGCCGCACTCGGATCCCCGGCACGGTGAACATGAAGCAGACCACGCCGAATCGGTCGCTTTGAGGCTCGACGCAGAACGTGCTGTCCGCGAATTGCTTGACACGACCGCTGGCCTGAACGACGGGGAACGGGACGTCGTGATCCTGTGCCTGATGAACGGAATCGGCCAGGAAGAGGCCGCCAAGACCCTCGGCGTACGGACCGGGACGGTGAAATCCCGGCTGCACCGGGCACGCGCCAAGTTGGCCAAGATGAACGGAGCCCCCGAGCCCGTCGAACAACTCGACACGAAGATCGTTGAAGCGAGGCTGTCATGA
- a CDS encoding nucleotidyltransferase domain-containing protein, whose protein sequence is MTSVLDRALNSAREFVKEIHPEAAASALAGSIALGCGTRTSDLDIVVYYDDRPASFAETLRYDGWLVESFVYGPEGIDEWFAFEAKERRPVALDMWSIGIPLADNIATVNLKARAQALIAAGPEPISEIQHADLRYGLTAAIDDLEGNPELGEEFAIMADVYKRAAELLLLNNSNWLGTGKWLVRRLATLQDPNAHSLVQWVQSVPRSPQELCRIAHEVLESIGGQLREGHTRGSTGTRL, encoded by the coding sequence ATGACTTCAGTACTGGACAGAGCACTCAACTCGGCCCGAGAATTCGTGAAAGAGATTCACCCTGAAGCGGCAGCATCCGCGTTGGCCGGCAGCATCGCGCTCGGTTGCGGTACCAGAACTTCTGATCTCGACATCGTCGTTTACTACGACGACCGTCCAGCGAGTTTCGCAGAAACGCTCCGATATGACGGCTGGCTGGTCGAGTCGTTCGTCTACGGTCCCGAGGGCATCGATGAGTGGTTCGCGTTCGAAGCCAAGGAGCGCCGTCCAGTCGCTCTGGATATGTGGTCTATCGGCATCCCGTTGGCCGACAACATCGCAACGGTGAACCTTAAGGCACGTGCGCAAGCGCTGATCGCCGCAGGTCCGGAGCCGATCAGCGAGATACAGCATGCCGACCTGCGATACGGTCTCACAGCAGCCATCGACGATCTCGAAGGAAACCCGGAGCTCGGGGAAGAGTTCGCGATCATGGCGGACGTGTACAAGCGCGCCGCGGAACTCCTGCTCCTGAACAACAGCAACTGGCTAGGAACCGGAAAATGGCTCGTCCGACGCCTCGCAACGCTTCAAGATCCTAACGCACACAGCCTTGTCCAGTGGGTGCAGTCAGTTCCGCGATCGCCCCAGGAGCTCTGCCGCATCGCGCATGAGGTACTCGAAAGCATCGGCGGGCAGTTACGGGAGGGGCACACCCGGGGCTCCACCGGGACACGTCTCTGA
- a CDS encoding YybH family protein: protein MEPRNRESLIKELTNVMRGYEAANNTHDIERVLQYIDKDASYWFSDGSHEGREEVRTAIEATFRTIQDERYVVDELTWVLVQEDAAVCRYRFSWQGMVDGQPQSGEGRGTNVFTRTRGIWQIIHEQLTSDS from the coding sequence ATGGAACCTCGAAATCGGGAGAGCCTCATCAAGGAGCTCACGAATGTGATGCGCGGGTATGAGGCGGCCAACAATACGCACGACATTGAGCGGGTTCTGCAGTACATAGATAAGGACGCCTCCTATTGGTTTTCAGACGGATCTCACGAGGGTCGCGAAGAGGTCCGGACAGCAATCGAGGCAACCTTCCGCACGATCCAGGACGAGCGATACGTCGTCGACGAATTAACGTGGGTGTTGGTGCAAGAGGATGCCGCCGTTTGCCGCTACCGATTCTCCTGGCAGGGAATGGTTGACGGCCAGCCACAGTCCGGAGAGGGACGCGGTACCAACGTCTTCACCCGGACACGTGGCATCTGGCAGATCATCCACGAACAACTAACAAGCGATTCATAG